GCCCATCGCGTTGCATTGCCCCGTGATTGAATTTGCACCCGTTCCAACCCGGCCCAGATTCCCCGTAAGCAGCGCAAGGTTAATGATTGCCTGCGCAACACGCACCCCCTCATGACTTTGATTCACCCCCATGGTCCACCAAAACGACACTCGCTTCCCAAGATGAATCTTCCTTGCCAGCTCCTTAAGGTCGTCCACAGCAATCCCTGAAACAGCGCAGGCCAGTTCCGGTGTGTAGTCTTGAACAAAATTCGAGAACTCAAGGTAGCCTCGCGTATGCTGCTGCACAAAATCCTCATCGACCCAGCCCTCTCCGATAAGGATATTTGCCAACGCGTAAAAAAACACCAAATCCGACTTTGGGCGTATGGCAAAGTGATGTGTCGCAGCAGTCGCGGTTTCTGTTTTGCGTGGATCGATGACAACGATTTGCGGCTCATGGGGATTACGACAAATGCGTTCCCACATAATAGGGTGCGCGATGCATAGATTACTCCCAACCAGAACAATCACATCCGATTCTTCGAAGTCCTGATATGTATAGGGCGGCGCATCGAAACCAAACGACTCTTTATAGGCGACCACTGCGCTGGCCATACATTGACGAGTATTGCCATCGCCGTGGACCATTCCCATCCCAAATTTGGTAAGAGCGCCCAGCAGGGCCATTTCCTCGGTTGGGATTTGGCCCGTACTGATAAATGCAACCGAACTCTTTCCATGTTTTTTTTGAATGGCTTGAAACTCAGAGCACATCGTTTTTAACGCATCTTCCCAGGGTATCGCTTCACGGGCACCATCTTTGCTTTTCAATAATGGAATCACCCCGCGGTCCGGTGCATCCAGCGGTGTTAGAGCCTCCCATCCTTTAGGGCACGCCATACCAAGGTTAACAGGATAACTGGTCGCAGGTGTTAGGCTCACCGCTTCGCCATTCTTGAGGTGTACGCGGAGCCCACAACCTGTGGAGCAATAACCACAAACAGCGCTCGTGGTTGCCTCAGGCTTACTCCTAAGAAGCACCTGCCCCAGCCCAAATGGACCGGGCGCCCGTTTTAGCCGATCCGTAAGAGGACCCGACTCTTGATACAACAATTTATCCTTGAAGCTGGCTATCTGCTGAGTAATTTTCTTCATCCCGGTATTCCTCCAGGCATTTTCAGTGCAACAACTGCTCTAAAGAACAAATAGCGCTCACTCAGCTCTCCGCAGAGAACCAGCAGAAACCCCGCTGCCGCGAGCAGAGCCAAAGAACCGTGGGACATCAACTGATTTGAGACACCATGAACCAATGCCCAAGGCGTAATGAAACCACCTGCCACTGCACAGAGAAGCCGTGCCACGCACCAACCCCGCATAGAGTCTAAATGTAAAACAGC
The sequence above is drawn from the Deltaproteobacteria bacterium genome and encodes:
- a CDS encoding nitrate reductase; amino-acid sequence: MKKITQQIASFKDKLLYQESGPLTDRLKRAPGPFGLGQVLLRSKPEATTSAVCGYCSTGCGLRVHLKNGEAVSLTPATSYPVNLGMACPKGWEALTPLDAPDRGVIPLLKSKDGAREAIPWEDALKTMCSEFQAIQKKHGKSSVAFISTGQIPTEEMALLGALTKFGMGMVHGDGNTRQCMASAVVAYKESFGFDAPPYTYQDFEESDVIVLVGSNLCIAHPIMWERICRNPHEPQIVVIDPRKTETATAATHHFAIRPKSDLVFFYALANILIGEGWVDEDFVQQHTRGYLEFSNFVQDYTPELACAVSGIAVDDLKELARKIHLGKRVSFWWTMGVNQSHEGVRVAQAIINLALLTGNLGRVGTGANSITGQCNAMGSRLFSNTTNLLGGHLFENQSHRNKVAEVLGLDQTQIPETVGWSYDKIIEGVLSGDVKGLWIIATNPAHSWINRGHIKEMLGRLDFLVVQDMYHSTETAQVADLYLPAAGWGEKEGTFINSERRIGLLKKVKRAPGQALADFHIFKAVAQYWGCGDMFDEWSSPEAVFKILQRLSAGMPCDFSGIPSYQAIDEQGGIQWPCLPGELPEGPTQRRLFEDGKFYHLDSKARFVFEKPRSVEEPIDDRFSFVLLTGRGSSSQWHTQTRTSKSAILRKMSPKMAYAQIHPDDAKQMGVRSGQYLRIKSRRGSICVHAFVTASVQRGQVFMPMHYQETNKLTQASFDPYSKQPSYKFCAVDVRRAEHWEIQGDDDEG